Within Triticum dicoccoides isolate Atlit2015 ecotype Zavitan chromosome 1B, WEW_v2.0, whole genome shotgun sequence, the genomic segment tgatgtcgaacaattcctcttctctctctctgccggtattgtccatcatagcttttactttactaataatacagaagaaatataaaacaatttagtattcaaaatacaatgcatgcatggatgcaattaatcaatatggAAAATCTGAATCTTGAAtacatatataatctcgaatacatcatcgtcttaatatatataatatcgaatacatcactggctaggtacctaataaagatcgagtactacagaagaatctagggcgccactcgcggttcctggggcgcgggcggtgcacacccaaagagaaggaaccatcacaggatcatatctccggtcatctgcccaaagaacccgccaagtagtggagaacctaacgtcgtccatagcagccatgtagcgatggacatgctcatcttcctccctgacacgacgacgcaccacctccggcggggctggctgcctctgcaccgaatgtggcccacgcgaacgcgaccaaagaagatcagggtcgacgacggggcccgaggtcgggttcctcaccaagcggcgcgtccctccaggtagcacctcctagtgccagcccggcggagcccagtcccggacatgggtcccctgaagcaggacgtcgccgcgaacgggtcgatggcgaggatgcgggCGGGGCATatagtcgagaacaaatactatatgcccgcaaaaagtaacattttttaaatgattggattgtgataactaaaattctatatatatatatgcaaattctaacaatttgacattaatctaattcatctaactaaaactaattctaaaatttcctgattatataactaacatttccataacaattctaatatttatataactaaaaaacagaaaaattgctaacatttctataaatatttctataactaaaaaacagaaaacatttataacatttctataaaactaacatttctaatatttatataactaaaaaacagaataatttctaacatttctataactaaaaaacaaaaaaatttataacaaacaaactaatgtgtgtagtgtgtgtgtgtgtgtagtgtgtgtgtgtgtgtgtgtagtactgtgtgtgtgtggacatggcggccggggcgagctcaccggcgaggcgacgacggggcgacgggacggggcgacgatgaacgggcggcgacgacggggcgacgggacggggcggcgacgacggggcaggGCGGCCGGGGCGACGGGGACGacagggacggggacggccggggcggcgacgacgggacggggcggggcgcggcgacggggacgacggggacgacagggacggggacggccggggcggcgatgtcgacgggggcggcgacgaggggccaggacggccggggcggcgacatcgacgggggcagcgacgaggggcggggacggccggggtgaCTGTACCAATTTTTACTTTTGAGAAATTTGTGCATATCTCCGTGTTGTGACTGTACCAATTTTTTCCACGGTCTTCTTCATTTTCCTTTTATCACTACCTGATGTATACGTCTTGTTTCCTTTGCGACATGATAGCACACAATACTGGACAATTATTATTTTTGCATCAATTGCTGAACAGTAGCAACTTATGCATCAAGGAACGACAATATGATATACCTGATGGTCGATTTGGTGATGAGCATTAGTGCGTGTACCTAACTGCCTACACAGAATTACAGATCGAGGTCCGTCGAATTGAAATCAACGGTGAACTAGATTAGTCATGTTCCTAACTGCCTATACAGAACTGCAGATGGGGCCCTAAAAACTGAAATCAGCAGCTAATTAGGAAGGAAATTACCAGGACACAGGAGGGAGGAGGCGACAGTACAATACCAGTACGaacgtcgggcggcggcggcttagggctcgAATAGCTGCGCCTGCCTGATTGCCGTGATGGAATTGGAAAGGCTCGCGTCGATTGTTTCTTTTTTTTCACGTGAAGGACTCGCTCCCGGTTGAATCGATCGGCCTGCTGCTTGCTGTGCTCCGTGAAAGACTAAAGCTTAGCGCCCAGCCCTTCCATTATTTTTCCTGACATAGGCCCATAGCCTACCTAGGCCTGGGTGGGGACCCCtgaattttgggggcccggggcggccgccccctctgccccccctcagggccgcCCTGAGGCCAATCATACTGCCCATGAAATAAAAATCATATGCGCTTGTTTTTTCTTCCACTAAATTAGATTAAAGACCCCTCTTAAGACATAACAAATAGCAATACTAACTCTTAACCCATCGTCTTGCACTCACCTGCCCAACCACCTCTCCCGGGAAAGTCAACACATGCTCATCCTCATCCTGTTATTCTGAATCTAGATCTGCACAACCCCATGCTCTGAACTTCAAGAGGAGATATTTGGACTGCCAATGGACGCATTTTTCTATGAGCGCACGCACATGGGATCACATGGTTTGTTGCTGAAGACATGGACATTCTCATATTGGCGAACTGAACGGTAAAGTTTCTCCATTCATGATCTTATTGGCTTCGAATTCTCTCCAAAGACTGGAAAAAAATTCAGGTTGGTAGAATTTTGAAGATAACCAATGTTTTTTTAACTATTCACATTCAGTCTCTTCCGTTGCTAGAATTACCACCCTGAGAATATGGCACAAATATACTTAAATTCAAGTGGAGTTCTTTCTCTATGAGCACACATGCTATTAGTATATTGTGTAGTTGCAAGCTAAAGTTTCTTACGCGATCAATATAGGATCTTATTGCCTTGTGATCTCTGCAAGATCAGACCAATCATATTGCTCACGATATAAAAAATCATGCAAGACTTGGTCTTTTTCACTACCGAATTAGAACCctcttagggtgtgtttggttgcagtcACCAACCGGAATGTCATGGGTCGGACCCGTTCCTAGACCCCGTTCTAGCGTTTGGTACAAAGATGGAATGGTAGCCGACTGGTTCCCCCGGACCGAATATACCTCCTAGATGTGGAACGTGCTCGTACCTCCAAATCGAGCGGACCGCATGGAACCTGTCGTTCTCCGCGCACTCCCGCAACTCTGCTCCTCTTCCTCTCTGGACACAACCGGCGGCAGGTAGCAACAGGCGGCGCTGGATTGAGGACACCTAGCGACGGCGACGGATGGAGGCGAGCGGTTACGGATGGCGGCGAGCGGCGCTGTAGATCCGTACCAGAGATGTACGCGCAGCTCCTGTGCGGCCTCGTCCGCCGCAAGATGGCCGCGCTGGATGGCGGCGAGCGGCGACGTCGATCTGTAGTACGTGCAGCTGTGCGGCCTGTTGCACGCCGCGGACGTGCTCCGCATCGACGTGGTCTTCGCGGCCAGGTCTCTCCGTCTTGTGTCGGCGCCCAGCGAGCTTCCCATTCAGTGCGCCGGCGATTGGGGCTCAGGGCTCCTACGCATGGGCCTGTACTGGCGGCCGGGGAGCTCCCATCCGATTCAGCCTTTGTTTGTCTTGTTGAGATTAGCCTTTTGACTGAAATCAGCGGTATTTGGTTGACTGAAATCCAATTCAGTGTGTGCACCGCTCTTATTTGTTTCAGCGTCATGTTGGCCATATATGTGTGCCAATGCATTAAGTGGGTTTTGATTGATATATTGTACATAATCACAAGCAAACAAGTGGAGAGATGAACAAATCTATTCCATTCCATCTCTGAAACCAAACACGAAAATGTAACCATTCCGTTCCTTAGAATTGTCTATACCAAACACGAGGACGGACTGACCCATTCTAGTGAAATGGAACCATGACATGCCATTCCACTTCGTTcccgaaccaaacacacccttaagaCATGACAAATGGCATTACTAATCTCAAAGTACCTATCCCTTATAACCTTATTAAGTCTTAACCCATCGTCTTGCACTCACCTGCCCCAACCACCTCTCCCCGGAGAGTCAACATGCGCTCATCCAGTTGCGATCTAGATCTGCACAACCACATACCATTTCTCCTCTGCAGAGCTCTTGTGTTTCGTTGTGTTTGtgaagtgtgttctcttgagctggGAGCTGTGGGAGCTGGACGCATTTTTCTGTTAGCACACACACATGGTAGGTCGTCGCTCAAGGGAAAGTTTCACCCATGATGATCCTATTGGGTTGAGATCTCTCCCGGACTAATCATACTGCCCATGAGATGAAAACTTAGGCCACCGCTCTCTATGTTAAACGACATAGGCGTCCAAGTGCCTTTAGAAGAAAACCAATGTTTTTTACTGCTCATATTCAGTCTCTTCTTTGCTAGAATTATCACTAATAATAATACCTTTAAAATATGTTCTGTTCGTATTGATATGGGCACAAGTTATACCGAGTTATGAGCAAGTGAAGTCATTGGGTGCATTTTTTTCAGATAAAAGACATCTATTATACTACtctctccatcccaaaataagtgtctttaaTTTAGTACAGCTTTGTCCTAAAATTGCACTAAAtcaaagacacttattttgagactgaGGGAGTAGTACTTGACTTCAAGTGGAGTCATTGGGTGCATTTTTCTGTGAGCACGGATGTTATTATATGGTTAGTCGCTAAAGTTAAAGTTTCTCAGAGGATGAATAATGGGTCTTGTTTCCTTGAGATCCCTCCCAGTCCAATCAACTGCTCATGAGATAaaaatcatataagagtttgtcttttTCACTATCAAACCAAATCGCTCTTAAAATATGACAAACGGCAATACTAGTCTCAAATTAGCTACCTCTTAACCTCTTGTTAATCCGTAACCCATCATATTCCACTCACCAGCCCCAACCACCTCCCCCGGAGAGTCAACACGCGCTCATCCAGTTGCCTGGAATCTAGATCCGCACAACCCCAGACTATCTTTCTTCTGCATAGCCCTTGTGTTTCCCTCTGTTTGTGCAGTGTGTTCTTGTGAGCTGGGAGCTGTTAGATCAACAATGGCGGAGTATGTAGTCAGGCCGCTGGTATCCATGTTGACAAACAAGGCGTCCAGCTACCTGCTGGACCAGTACAAAGTGATGAATGGCATGGAGGAGGAGCGTGAGACCCTGAAGCGCAAGCTTCTGGCGATCTTGGATGTCATCCAAGATGCGGAGGAGAAAGGAGCTTCCCGACCTGGAGTGAGTGCTTGGCTCGAAGCACTCAAGAAGGCAGCCTATGAGGCGAACGATGTCTTCAACGAGTTCAAGTACGAGGCGCTCAGGCGTGATGCCAAGAAGAAGGGACACTACAAGAAGCTTGGCTTTGACATCGTAAGCCTCTTCCCTGCTCACAACCCCATTGTATTTCGTTACAGGATGGGCAAGAAATTGTGCAGGATTGTGCGCAAAATTGAGAACCTTGTCAGAGAGATGAATGACTTTGGATTCAACCAAACTCAGCAAGCACCACCATCCAACCAGTGGCGCAACACAGATTCCATAATAATTGACTCTGAGAAGGATATTGTCAGCAGGTCCAGAAACGAAGAGAAGAAGAAGATCGTTGATATATTGATTGATCAAGCTGGCGACAGGGATCTCATCGTCCTTCCCATTGTTGGAATGGGCGGGCTGGGCAAGACCACCTTTGCTCAGCTTGTTTACAATGACCCTGTAATCAAGGAGCATTTCCAGCTCCAGAGGTGGTGTTGTGTGTCAGATGATtttgatgttgtgaagattgcaaaCAACATTTGTGAGACCAATGAGATCCATCGTGAAAAGGCATTGCAGAACCttctgaaagaagtaagtgggaagaGATACCTCATTGTCTTGGATGATGTATGGAATGAAGATGCTGATAAGTGGGAAAAACTCAAGACCTGTCTGAAGCACGGTGCCCAGGGTAGTGCAATACTGACGACCACTTGTAAAGCGCAAGTAGCACAAATTATGAAGTTGTGTATTGGTGATAGCCATAATCTTGGAAATCTAGGTAAAGTATTTCTGATGGAAATATTTGAGAATAGAGCATTCTGTTTGCAAAAGCCAAAGGCTGCTGAGCTAAGTGATGTGGTTGAAAAGATTCTGGACAGATGTGGAGGCTCTCCTTTAGCTGCCAAAGCCTTTGGATCTATGTTGAGTAACAAGACTAGCATGAAAGAATGGACGGCCATACTAGCCAGAAGCAACACTTGCAACAAGGACACAGAAACTTTTCTTGTACTCAAGCTCAGCTATGATGACTTGCCATTACACTTGAAACATTGCTTTGCTTTTTGTGCAATATTTCCCAAAGATTATGATATTGATGTGGAAATTCTAATCCAGCTATGGATGGCACATGATTTCATACCACTAAAGGATGGTGACAATCTTGAAAAGGCAGGCAGAGAAATTTTTGACGAGCTAACTTGGCGATCATTCTTTCAAGAGGTCAAGCTAAACCCCCTAAAACTGAATCTGAATGCAAAATACTGGGGGGAGATCCGTTCTAGAACAGTATGTAGGATACATGATCTTATGCATGACATTGCCTTGTCTGTTATGGGAAAAGATTGTCTTACTATAGTTGACAGGCCTAATGAAAATGAGTTGTTGTCAGCAGGCCCTACTCGCCACTTGTTCTCATCATATAAGTATATCCAAACTCTTTTGGATGCTTATCTGAAGAAACACTCTCCTGCTCTTCAGACACTGTTGTATACAGATAGCTTCACTCGTGGCTCGACACCTCATTTGTCGAAGCACAGCCATCTGCGAGCATTGCAACTCTTTGAAGAGTGCAAATGGAAAAAGGCACCCCAACCGAGGCACCTACAACACCTGAGGTATCTTGATCTCTCAAAGCACCTTTATATGAATGAACTTCCCAAGGAAATAAGCACACTGTATAATCTACAGACCCTTAATCTTACTGGTTGCCGGAATCTTGGTCGACTTCCAAAGGATATGAAGTATATGACAAATCTCCGCCACCTCTATACAAATGGATGCATATCATTGAAGTGCATGTCTCCAGACCTCGGGCAACTCACTTCTTTGCAGACCCTAACATACTTTGTGGTGGGTTCTAGTCCTGATTGCAGTACTATTGGAGAACTAAGGGATTTAAATCTTGGTGGTGAATTAAAACTTGCTGGTCTTCAGTATGTAACTGAACAAGACGCTAAAGCATGCAGTCTTGTAAATAAAGAGAAACTCACACATTTATCTCTTGAATGGAGCGATGATGGCAGTGAAGAAGAAGAACTGGACCAGCACAGGAATGTGCTTGATGCTCTTAAACCTCATGTTGCACTGGAGTTTTTACAAATAAACTCCTATAAAGGTATTGGATTCCCAGCATGGGTGGCAGATCTTACTTTACTGCAGCATTTGACCAAGCTCCACCTAGATGGTTGTACAATGTGTGAGGAATTTCCGCAATTCAGTCAATTTAAGGCCCTTGAAGTTCTTGTCTTGAAAAGGTTGAAGAAGCTGCAAAGCCTATGTAGTCACAATGCATCTGCAGCATTTCCAGCATTAAAAGACCTCATATTAAAACATTTGGAGATTTTTGAGAGATGGGTGGCAACAGAAGGAGAAGAGTTAACATTTCCTCTACTTGAGAATGTTAAAATTAAGGACTGCCCAAAGCCAACTCTAGCTGATGCACCAAAACTCAAAGTTATAAaggtagaaggaggcaaggctcAACTATCCTTATCAATACTTGGATCCAGGTACATGTGTTGCTTGTCTGAATTATCCCTGTCAGTCAGTGATACTGAAGCAACACCAACACTGAAGCTTGATCAGGATTGTGAAGTATCTCTTTTGAAAATGTCATTAAATGGTTTCAACTTTTTGTTCCCCTCATGCGCATCACAGCCAGCAGTTGGGGTCTGGAAATGCTTTGGTCAGCTTTTGGAGTTGAAAATTGGCTCTTGTGATATGCTCATCTACTGGCCTGAAGAAGAGTTCCGAAGCTTGGTATCATTGAAGAGTTTCTGCATTGAGAACTGCAGCAATCTAACAGGCCCCACCAATGTGACAGGATACCATACTCGAGGAAGGGATCAACTCCTGCCAAATCTAAAAGATCTATCCATATATGAATGTGGAAGCTTGGAAGAGCTTTTCGTTCTTCCCCGATCTCTCACGAGTATTGGCATTCGAGACTGCGGTAGTCTGGAGTCCATACTGGGGCAGGATAACAGAGAGTTGGAGAGTGTACAACACTTTGATACAACAGTATCGTCAGAACACTGCAGTACAAGTATGCCAGAGCAATCACCTTCACCCAGAATTAATTCATTGCCATTTCTCGGGTCATTATATATAAATGACTGTAACAATCTTCGTTTTGTGCCAGCGCAATTGGATGCACTCGTATATCTGTATATTAAGGCTTGCAATGATCTGGAGTCGCTGGATTGTTTGGGAGACCTACCGTTAATGGAATCACTACATCTTGAGGGATGCAGACATTTGGTATCTGTACCAGGTAGTGATGGGAACTACCCAGCCCTTCGGATGCTAACTATCAGATACTGCCCAGCTATAAATATGAAGCCACTTTATCGGTGCCTCCAGCAACGGCTCGGTAGCCTTGAAACCAAGGATCTATCTGATGCTAGTTCACGTGATCCTGAAGAAGGTACCTTTAAAGTTCCTTTTACTCCATTTGGTTTCCCGTTTCTCCAATCATACTTGTATTTTCGCTTTTGGGAACACATTTGGTTTGTCTGTTTTTTTTTATTTCAATGTCAAGAAGGTTGTGAATAGAGTTTTCTCGTGGCTTGGTAAGGAGAGGGGATATTGGCTTGAGATGCAATGGTAGCCATTAACTTTGATCCAGTAAACCTGGATTACGACTAAATCATTATTTACACTTGCTGTATGGTATTTCCCGATTCCAGTGGTTATTGTAATTCAGCACGACAAATGTGTGTATAATTATACTATACTGCTGACCTCAGATGTATTTTCTTTAATTTGGTATAAAAGTTAATACACCATGGAAGTACATTCTCTAGTGTAGTGACTGTGTACACTTATATTGTGATATGGCTATCCCAATATCACTTATTTGTGTTTATAGCTCTGTAAGTTTGACTTGGATGCTGTTAACGTGTTCCATGTACAGGGCCTAATCTATAGTACGGCCTGAAGCTTGGACAAAAATGGACTCCAAGTTGCAGAAGTGGAGAGAGAAGGTCGTGCTGCTGAAACCTGTCTTATTTGTGCAGAACAAGCAAGGATGTACTTGAAcaaatcatgtctgagtacagttgCAGTCGTGTGCGGCTGGCGAGCCGTTGTTTGCTTTGCGAGCCGCCACCGGTAGTTATGCAAGATGGTAGTCATACTGTGTTATTTCACATCTCTTTTTCGATATCCTGTAGAGTCATTAGAACACTGTTTGCTGATAACAACTGGATCAATATTGTGTGAGGCATATTATTCAGGCTGCCGGTTGTGTGTGTTTTTGCCATTCCCATGATTAATTTTCTAACTGAAATTGCAGTTTGATTCTCAATGTGATAAGATCCAATTAAAGCTATACCATGTGCAATTTCTCCTTCACATGTGTTGATGCTGGGGACTCACAACGCGGGGTACTGAAAGAAAATGATGTAATGTTTCTATTTATCTTCCTACAATAAAGTTAAAAAAATGAcgcttctgtttttctttttggttaATTATATGGTGTCTGTTGATCTCAGTACTAACGGTTGATCAAGGACCAACCCAAGGCAGCATCGTTTATGTTCTAGCAGCGAATTCTTGTTGACCCCAGTTCACCTTTCTCTCCCTCGTCTTGATCCTCTGATAGTTTTGTGCCGTGGAAGAATAAACTTCAGTAGACATATACACCAGCCTGTTTGTGAGATATTTCTGTCAGTGTGCGATCCCTATTACAACCTGTCTTAACCTTGCTTCCATCCCTGTCTTGCCTTTGTTCCTAGTAAACTGTGAGTTTATCTTCCTTTAGTCTGAACTCTGTTAGTGGTTACTAGTGGAATCGGCGCACTCGGCCGCGCCTGGAAATTTCGCGAGGAATTCTCTAAGCTGACTGTTCTCTTGgcgttatccagaatttcaaaggccAGAAAAACCATGTATACTATATAGTCGCACCTTCTATCTGTATTAACCTAAGTGCTTATTTCAAGAACAGAAACGTGAAATGTTACAAACCAATCAAGAATTACATCATTATTACTTGAACTGGAAACCGGCACACAAGACCAACAACCAGCTATAAAATTCAATAGTACGTACAATATTTATTGGATGCCTTAGCACAAGTGAATAGAGAAAACATGGGTCTAGGGAGTATGTTCACACCTTATATCTCTATTAAGCACAGTGATAGGATTGTCAACTGCATCATATTCACTCCGTCCGAAAATgcatttccctcaaatggatgtacttACATCtatttgagggacaaactttttTGGATGGAGGAGTTGTACATTACTGCTCAATGTGGAAATCTGTTACATGACAACAGGAGAACAATGTGCTACAAAGTTCAATAATACAACAAATGTTGGCAGGATGGACCTGACCAGAATTGAATATCGGTTGGTAAAAGTACATCAACAATTGTATTCTAGTTACCATTCCACATCATGTTATGGGTGTTCCCGAGAACTGCTGCCTAATAATGATTAGGATCACGAATATAACatgagaaaatacaatggcaaaccAAAAGTTTTTTTTACACAAACATGATCTTCCCGCGCCGCTCCTGCGAGGCGGCGGGGAGGGGCCTCCCATCTGCGCCACCAGTCTCCTCTTCatgcctctccctccctcgccgccgcccaatGGCGGGGTGAGGCAAAGCCCGACCGGCGCCGGCACCGGCGGGGCGTCTTCTTCCACACGCGCGatggggcggcgcgggccggcttCCTCGGCCTAGGCGTGGCATAGGGCACCGTGGTGCTGCGGCTCGCCGGCGTGGGTGCCTGCGCGGGTGATGTGGCGGCGTGGAGGACTTCGTGACGGTGGCGACCCGGGGCGGCAACACTGGAAGGTGGTGGTAGGTGAAGCCCAGGCCTCGCGCGGCGGCATGGCGTGGCGATGTCCCTGTCCAAGGCGGATCAGCGCCGGTGGTCTGGTGTCTTTGGCTCTAGATTGGATCGGATCAACGACGATGACGAGCACGCGAGATTCATCTCAGCGGCTTTCACAGTTTGGCGAGGTGGGGTGGCGGCCCTTCTCCCAGGCTCTAGTGGTGGCACATGCAGGCAATGGCCGGTGTGCCAGAGCTCCTATGGTGGCGGTGTTGTTGTGGATGGTCGCCGAATCTGGGTGGctagatctggggctttgaaggcggtctAGATAGTGCACGTGTTGTCAGTTGGATATTCATGGGacagatccgggtgaaaacctggtcTCCGGCCGGTCGCCGGAACCGGTGATGGTGACGCCCTCGGGgttgtttccttcttgaaggcatcattgAGGTGAAGCTCCAAACTCCTTCCGCTACCTCCGAGGAAAACCCAAGATCGGTCGATCAAATAAT encodes:
- the LOC119350068 gene encoding putative disease resistance protein RGA4, yielding MAEYVVRPLVSMLTNKASSYLLDQYKVMNGMEEERETLKRKLLAILDVIQDAEEKGASRPGVSAWLEALKKAAYEANDVFNEFKYEALRRDAKKKGHYKKLGFDIVSLFPAHNPIVFRYRMGKKLCRIVRKIENLVREMNDFGFNQTQQAPPSNQWRNTDSIIIDSEKDIVSRSRNEEKKKIVDILIDQAGDRDLIVLPIVGMGGLGKTTFAQLVYNDPVIKEHFQLQRWCCVSDDFDVVKIANNICETNEIHREKALQNLLKEVSGKRYLIVLDDVWNEDADKWEKLKTCLKHGAQGSAILTTTCKAQVAQIMKLCIGDSHNLGNLGKVFLMEIFENRAFCLQKPKAAELSDVVEKILDRCGGSPLAAKAFGSMLSNKTSMKEWTAILARSNTCNKDTETFLVLKLSYDDLPLHLKHCFAFCAIFPKDYDIDVEILIQLWMAHDFIPLKDGDNLEKAGREIFDELTWRSFFQEVKLNPLKLNLNAKYWGEIRSRTVCRIHDLMHDIALSVMGKDCLTIVDRPNENELLSAGPTRHLFSSYKYIQTLLDAYLKKHSPALQTLLYTDSFTRGSTPHLSKHSHLRALQLFEECKWKKAPQPRHLQHLRYLDLSKHLYMNELPKEISTLYNLQTLNLTGCRNLGRLPKDMKYMTNLRHLYTNGCISLKCMSPDLGQLTSLQTLTYFVVGSSPDCSTIGELRDLNLGGELKLAGLQYVTEQDAKACSLVNKEKLTHLSLEWSDDGSEEEELDQHRNVLDALKPHVALEFLQINSYKGIGFPAWVADLTLLQHLTKLHLDGCTMCEEFPQFSQFKALEVLVLKRLKKLQSLCSHNASAAFPALKDLILKHLEIFERWVATEGEELTFPLLENVKIKDCPKPTLADAPKLKVIKVEGGKAQLSLSILGSRYMCCLSELSLSVSDTEATPTLKLDQDCEVSLLKMSLNGFNFLFPSCASQPAVGVWKCFGQLLELKIGSCDMLIYWPEEEFRSLVSLKSFCIENCSNLTGPTNVTGYHTRGRDQLLPNLKDLSIYECGSLEELFVLPRSLTSIGIRDCGSLESILGQDNRELESVQHFDTTVSSEHCSTSMPEQSPSPRINSLPFLGSLYINDCNNLRFVPAQLDALVYLYIKACNDLESLDCLGDLPLMESLHLEGCRHLVSVPGSDGNYPALRMLTIRYCPAINMKPLYRCLQQRLGSLETKDLSDASSRDPEEV